The Apium graveolens cultivar Ventura chromosome 6, ASM990537v1, whole genome shotgun sequence genome contains a region encoding:
- the LOC141666832 gene encoding putative aquaporin TIP3-2 produces the protein MHSCQVPIKCPRTNSHPHPFSSIFIHSAYILTDQQGGKLVNKMPRVYAVRARVYSVRGPEDAAHSNTIRAALAEFFSTFIFVFAGEGSVLALDKMHKYKGLGAPSLVLIALAHCLSFFAAVASAANTSGGHVNPAVTFGALVGGRISVLRAVFYWVGQLLGAVVASLLLRFSTNGMRPLGFEVPVDVGNLNALLMEIVLTFGLVYTVFATSIDPRRVDLGAIAPLAIGLIVGANVLVGGPFSGASMNPARAFGPALLGWRWNGHWIYWLGPFIGAALSGMIYEFGIIESEALPQHTHTHRQPLIAEDY, from the exons ATGCACTCTTGTCAGGTTCCTATAAAGTGTCCACGCACAAACTCTCATCCTCATCCGTTTTCATCTATATTTATACACTCTGCCTACATCCTAAC GGATCAGCAAGGAGGGAAGCTAGTTAACAAAATGCCTCGAGTGTATGCAGTGAGGGCTCGAGTGTATTCAGTAAGGGGGCCAGAAGATGCTGCACATTCCAACACCATTAGAGCTGCTTTGGCTGAGTTTTTTTCCACCTTCATCTTCGTCTTTGCTGGCGAAGGCTCCGTTCTTGCTCTTG ATAAGATGCACAAGTACAAGGGTCTAGGAGCTCCAAGTTTGGTTTTGATTGCCCTTGCACATTGTTTGTCCTTCTTTGCCGCGGTGGCTTCTGCTGCCAACACTTCTGGTGGTCATGTCAATCCTGCGGTGACATTTGGTGCATTGGTTGGTGGAAGAATCTCTGTGTTGCGTGCAGTTTTCTACTGGGTCGGTCAGCTCTTAGGTGCTGTTGTTGCCTCCCTCCTGCTCAGGTTCTCCACTAATGGCATG AGACCACTTGGATTCGAGGTGCCTGTTGATGTAGGGAACTTGAATGCATTGCTGATGGAAATTGTACTAACTTTCGGTCTTGTTTACACTGTGTTTGCAACTTCCATTGATCCAAGAAGAGTTGATTTGGGGGCGATTGCACCGCTAGCGATTGGATTAATAGTAGGGGCTAATGTGCTGGTCGGGGGGCCGTTTTCAGGCGCATCTATGAATCCGGCAAGGGCATTTGGACCAGCTTTGTTAGGGTGGAGGTGGAACGGTCATTGGATCTATTGGCTCGGTCCTTTTATCGGCGCTGCATTGTCTGGTATGATCTATGAGTTCGGAATCATAGAATCTGAGGCATTGCCACAACATACTCATACCCATCGCCAGCCCTTGATTGCTGAGGATTATTAA
- the LOC141666831 gene encoding uncharacterized protein LOC141666831 isoform X1, protein MVLLLVPSCPSLCALPVRQFVTGNVLSENCRRNSRWKCTTRPGVFPCVSKERTGFRVFVLSDLHTDYSENMTWVKHISIVTHKKDILLVAGDVAETFKNFVQTMSLLKDRFEHVFYVPGNHDLWCRWEKEDYHDSLEKLNYLLDACKRLGVETSPMAVDGLGIIPLFSWYHESFDREEEITGVRIPPLEMACKDFHACKWPDQLSKEGISLAQYFDMINDNNQNAISEIHRTCNQVISFSHFLPRQELCPEKRMLFYPNLPKIIGSDFLETRVRSIHSVEGSHSACHVFGHTHFCWDAVLDGIRYVQAPLAYPRERKRRMNGGEDWLPFCIYSDGQFTDPLSPCYWSDYYSANPRTPHVTQLAPWVAKYYLHRKIL, encoded by the exons ATGGTATTGTTGTTAGTCCCTTCGTGTCCGAGTTTATGTGCACTACCTGTCCGCCAGTTTGTTACTGGAAATGTTTTATCGGAAAACTGCAGAAGAAATAGTAGGTGGAAATGTACAACAAGGCCGGGGGTATTTCCGTGTGTTAGTAAAGAGAGAACTGGGTTTCGGGTTTTTGTACTCTCGGATTTGCACACTGACTACTCTGAGAACATGACATGGGTGAAGCACATTTCGATAGTGACACACAAGAAAGATATTTTACTTGTTGCTGGTGATGTAGCTGAGACATTCAAGAATTTTGTTCAGACCATGTCTCTTCTTAAAGACAGATTTGAACATGTTTTTTATGTACCAGGGAACCATGATCTTTGGTGTCGGTGGGAGAAAGAAGATTAC CATGATTCTCTTGAAAAGCTTAACTACTTGCTTGATGCATGTAAAAGACTTGGTGTGGAAACCAGCCCAATGGCCGTAGATGGTTTGGGGATCATCCCTTTGTTCTCTTGGTATCACGAG AGTTTTGATAGAGAAGAGGAAATTACTGGTGTTCGCATTCCACCTTTAGAGATG GCTTGCAAGGACTTTCATGCGTGCAAGTGGCCGGATCAACTTTCAAAGGAAGGCATTTCTCTTGCACAATACTTTGACATGATTAATGACAATAATCAGAATGCAATCTCTGAAATCCATAGGACATGCAACCAAGTTATTTCTTTCTCGCATTTTCTTCCCAG GCAAGAGCTATGCCCAGAGAAGAGAATGCTGTTCTATCCCAACCTTCCAAAAATAATTGGCTCGGATTTCCTTGAGACGCGGGTTAGATCTATACATAGTGTTGAAGGAAGCCACTCTGCTTGTCATGTGTTTGGCCATACGCATTTTTGTTGGGATGCTGTTCTTGATGGTATCAG GTATGTTCAGGCACCATTAGCATATCCAAGAGAGCGTAAAAGGAGAATGAATGGTGGTGAAGACTGGCTGCCGTTTTGCATATATTCTGATGGTCAATTTACTGATCCTTTATCTCCTTGCTATTGGTCTGATTATTACTCTGCAAACCCAAGAACCCCTCATGTCACACAACTTGCACCTTGGGTAGCCAAATACTACCTCCATCGTAAGATTTTGTAA
- the LOC141666831 gene encoding uncharacterized protein LOC141666831 isoform X2, whose protein sequence is MVLLLVPSCPSLCALPVRQFVTGNVLSENCRRNSRWKCTTRPGVFPCVSKERTGFRVFVLSDLHTDYSENMTWVKHISIVTHKKDILLVAGDVAETFKNFVQTMSLLKDRFEHVFYVPGNHDLWCRWEKEDYHDSLEKLNYLLDACKRLGVETSPMAVDGLGIIPLFSWYHESFDREEEITGVRIPPLEMACKDFHACKWPDQLSKEGISLAQYFDMINDNNQNAISEIHRTCNQVISFSHFLPRQELCPEKRMLFYPNLPKIIGSDFLETRVRSIHSVEGSHSACHVFGHTHFCWDAVLDGIRHH, encoded by the exons ATGGTATTGTTGTTAGTCCCTTCGTGTCCGAGTTTATGTGCACTACCTGTCCGCCAGTTTGTTACTGGAAATGTTTTATCGGAAAACTGCAGAAGAAATAGTAGGTGGAAATGTACAACAAGGCCGGGGGTATTTCCGTGTGTTAGTAAAGAGAGAACTGGGTTTCGGGTTTTTGTACTCTCGGATTTGCACACTGACTACTCTGAGAACATGACATGGGTGAAGCACATTTCGATAGTGACACACAAGAAAGATATTTTACTTGTTGCTGGTGATGTAGCTGAGACATTCAAGAATTTTGTTCAGACCATGTCTCTTCTTAAAGACAGATTTGAACATGTTTTTTATGTACCAGGGAACCATGATCTTTGGTGTCGGTGGGAGAAAGAAGATTAC CATGATTCTCTTGAAAAGCTTAACTACTTGCTTGATGCATGTAAAAGACTTGGTGTGGAAACCAGCCCAATGGCCGTAGATGGTTTGGGGATCATCCCTTTGTTCTCTTGGTATCACGAG AGTTTTGATAGAGAAGAGGAAATTACTGGTGTTCGCATTCCACCTTTAGAGATG GCTTGCAAGGACTTTCATGCGTGCAAGTGGCCGGATCAACTTTCAAAGGAAGGCATTTCTCTTGCACAATACTTTGACATGATTAATGACAATAATCAGAATGCAATCTCTGAAATCCATAGGACATGCAACCAAGTTATTTCTTTCTCGCATTTTCTTCCCAG GCAAGAGCTATGCCCAGAGAAGAGAATGCTGTTCTATCCCAACCTTCCAAAAATAATTGGCTCGGATTTCCTTGAGACGCGGGTTAGATCTATACATAGTGTTGAAGGAAGCCACTCTGCTTGTCATGTGTTTGGCCATACGCATTTTTGTTGGGATGCTGTTCTTGATGGTATCAG GCACCATTAG